TCTGAGGAACCAGGAGCTGGAGAATATCACGTTGACCTCCTGGTGATTTCCAGTGGCGGTACAAAAGGCCATCTTGGGCTACAATAGAGGGCCACTGACAGTAAAACGCCTTGGTCTCCAGGTCCAGCACGAACACTGCTGCCCCCTCTGGTCATTGGCCAGCCCCTACCCAGGCGTGAACCGGGGTGAGAACAAGATCTTGCTGCTGGTCTAGCTGGAGCTGTTGGGGGTCAATGGTCCTGCAGTTTTCACCGTCAGAAGCAGCTACACCTTGCAATGCAGCCACCCTGCAACCtggtactgtacagtatataacgATTCTCCACCTGCTGGCAGAATCTACACTTTCCTATTTTCTGCTGCGCTGCCACCCACTTAGCAAGGGGGAGGGGTCGTTGGAAAAGGCATATGGGCAGAGAACTAGAATGGGGTGTGTGCAGTCCTCATCCTTaatgtctgcagcagctgtttcagCTGGTGTTGCTGCTCCCTGGGCAAGTCCTAACAACTCCTCTTGAAGAGGTATTTAACAGGGTCTCTTATCTCCAAGGGCAGCCGCTGGGGTATGGATGGTGATATGGGCCCACTCTGGGCAACTGCTGGTTTTGTTGCCACTGGGGACTCAAGCTGTGGTGGTCTTAGTGGATCTGCAGGCATTGTCATTGCTGACAGTCCTGGCTGCAGTGGTGCTGTCATCTCAGCTGATGTTCTGATGTGGTCTTCACTGGTAACTCTGATGCTCAGAGGGTCTTAAGGTTGCTGTACTAATGGAGGACCATGGTTTCAGTGCCTAGGTAGAGTGGGGCTTCGAATCCACTACGACCCCCCACTTGTCCAGGAAGTTGAGACCAAAGATGCAAGGGTTTCTGGATGTTGGCATGCCAGAATTGATGCTGTGTCTGATGGCTGGCCACCATCATTCAAAGTGATCTGATTCCTAATTCAGAGCCAGTTCACCGATAACAGTAGTGATGCACTACTTTATGGCATTTCACCCTTGGAGCAATCCTCTATTGGAGTAGGGCAGGATCCCTGGGCAGACCAGTGGTGGACCAGGTGTCTACCAAGGCTCAGCAGGGGGTCCCCTCAAGGGCACAGTCCAGATACAATCCATGGGCTCAACCCAGACATCCAACTTGCTGTGTCAAGTGGTTGGGGGTAGAAACAGCTCTGGTAGGCAAAAGCTCCCCTGCGCTGCCAACTTGGTCTAGTTTCACAACTCCATTGATGGCTGGCTCCATCGGTGGTGGAGAAGGGTAGTTGCAGGTAATGTGGCTAGGGACCCAACACCTTTATCATCCTTTAGCAGGCCTCCTTCAGTGCTGCTGTCGTGGAGAGGGGGTGGCCTGATGCACAGCTTCCTCCTCAACACTGTCCTCACTGGAAGCTGGAATGTCTCAtttttagtcaggcttccttcttacGAACAATAGGTGATCAGTTGATGGTGTCGAAAgaaacccctctgacacaggactcATATTgaacaaaagggattttatttggttacaaggcaggcatcagaccaagctctgcagcagctcgggagaatgtgttcctgccgaatctccgaacaattctgcctgcaAAAGAGCAGGTCCATACTTTTAAAGGTTTCTCTAACATCCCTATCTTAAACCCCACATTTGACGGTTGTGTCAGCCTATTCTACACATTCTCATGATCGTACATCTAGGGTGCACAGGTTCTGACATTGGTGCCATTTGGTCAACGCAGGAAGCATCTGTGCTTCTTTGACAAGCATTGTTCAGGACTGTCATACAGACTTCTGTTGTAACCAGATTGTAGGTGATGCAAAGTCAACCCTCTCATGAGGAAGTTCCTGTTTACTTCTCAATGCACATCTTTAACACAGTCTATACAAATCAGCTACTTCAGATACTTCAGCGGCACAGCTCACATGACTATGGAAACAGCCGGAGACATTATtgtattccagacctgcagtctAGTGATAATTTATTGCTCTTACAATATTCTTATACACTACAAACAAACTTTCCTGTTAAATAGTGAAACGTATATTGTTTACAATAACATGATTATGTCATAAAGTGATACTGATCTGATCCAGAGCACACTAATGAACTGCAATGTGTACTTTAAACATGCCATATGACAAAGTCATGACAACACGCAATAAGCACATGCTCTCAAAGATAACAAAGAGCTAgaacaagactaaaaaaaatatacaacaaacCAGAAAGTAGAGActgtatgtcagtcagtcagtcagtcatcatctaccgctttatcctccaccagagggtcacagggggtgctgtgccaatctcagctacgtCGGCGATAAgtggggtaaaccctggacagttcgaGACTGTAAGTTTCAAGGTGATTCAGGGCAGAAAGTGGTTGGAGTTAAAGtgcatattgcatattttgAGGTAAATTGCACATTATCTTTTTGTATCTAGAAGAAAGAGTATATGCCATGCAGGTGTGATACCAGTAAAGCAGAGAAGCTGTGACAGTTCTCTGAGGGTATTTTACCTTCATGTGAGAGGTCATGCTAACTCAATGAGTAATggagtcattttatttaataatacacaCGTACATCCAAAACCTGGCTTATTACAGCATTCATCATCAAAACAGGCATAACTTTTACCAATATATATCAGAAGTTGGTCTTAATGTTCATACAATCGCAAGATATTCGTAACAGTGATAAATAAGAAGTGaccacaaacaatgacaatcGAGAGGTCCTGAAGCTgaggttgaaaaatgaaaaaatattgtcCATAAATCTGGAAGGATTggttttcattgatttaaagTAAGTGTCAGTGTCTTTGGACACATATTTGagcatttatgttgtttttgccatATGACTTATAAATAGATGTTTCTATGAAGGCTAgacaattcaaatgaatttgTACAGCACATATTCATTCACAGCGGTAACTCGGcgtgttttacaaaaataaaaagaagcagacgtgttattttatgtgtatttcaCAGGTCAGTCACGATTCATTTGACAATTGCTTCTTATACAAACCACAAAGAACAAAGCTTCTCAGATCAACAAAAAACCTTTCATCCCTGAGGCCGTAAATGAGAGGACTCAAACACCTCGGAGAAAGAATGAACACGATGtagttaaagtacctgacattaaCGTAGAGCACCACGTTAATCTGACGCACAGCAGCTTCAATGATAGGACACCACAgcaagaaaagacagaggaacagCTGAAAGCCATGAAGAACCACAGTTCTGAGGCCTTTCCTTgtcgacttcctgttctgtcctGATGCAGCCCTGGCCACCTTCATTATTTTGAAGTATGAgaacatgataatgataaccaTGATCAAGAAGTAAAACTGACTTATTGCAGACCTAAGATGACCCTGCCAGGTATGGAGGATGAAATTCTCCACAGAGCACTCACCGCTCTGGGTGTAGAAGCTGTGGTTCACAGACgcaaagaagatggagagaaaaatcaCATCGGGCAGAGCGCTGATggcatgaatgatgaggatgcagTGCAGAGCGCTGCGTGTGGAGCACAGCTCTCCGTGTCGCAGGGGCATGCAAATGGCCACAAAGCGCTCCAGCGTCATCACTGTCAGAGTCAGTGGAGTGATAAAAGTGTATAAGgacacagtcacatacacaaTAAGGCAGAAGGACATTTGTAtagtgaaatgaaagtgaaataaaagaagcagaaCATCACTCAggattaaaatcacacaatcagaCATGAGAGTCATTGCAAAGAAGATGTAGCGCATGGTTGTGTAGAAGAAATCCTTCATGAAAAAGACTGTGATCAGCAAAAAGTTGATGCAAAGGAAAAGTGATATGAAAACCTGAACTAGAATGACACTGTCATTGTTTACACGCACTGAAGAGTCATTGGCTGCCATTTACTGCAGTAATTTAGCTCTTAAAGATGATAGAATAATTCAGCTCAATAGATGTCAGTGTTAATCAACCGGTCAAaactgatgatgaaaacatacacatcatTTTAGGGTCTCAAATACATAGAGACTCAGTTTACCAAGCTGTTCCTGAAAAGTGGTTCACAGTTACAATTTTCTGCCGAGCTCTGTGCTGCACAGTgagcaacaactgtgtgtgaagaCTTTATAACAGTAACTACAACACATCACAAGTTTACTCACCAATGTTGTCATCAATGAGAAACCTCACAGGTGATGGTAACTATAGTTACTGTCTCTGCATCACATTACGAAACAtacaagacattttaatgttattttcaacagcAGAGCTAATatattgaaaacacaaacacagcccaaCAGGACACAagtctctccctgcaccaaccTCATCATGGTGCCAACATTCTACTCTTTAGACTAAATATTTTCCAACCACATAATGCTAAATAGTGAACACATTGTTACAACTATTTTACACGTCAGCTTGCTTGTGAATCGATTCTCTGAACCatatctgtgacacaaacataataTCCATGTCCTTGCATCCCAGACCTCACAGGACACTACACTTCCATCACCTGTTCGTAAAGGTTGTAGTTATAGTCCATCGATGGTTctccactcacttcctgttacgGAGGGGCCCCAACCACCAGGTCTACTGGCATTTGAAGCTCATGCCCAAACATCAGTGCTCCAGTGGTGCACTTGATTGACTCCTGAATGTTGGACATTCGCGCCCACCCTGTCAAATAGCGGCCCCACCTGGTACTGATGCAATGGAGTAATGTAACTTTTTTGTGGGTCAGTGCAGGCATCGTAGTGGTTGACGAACAGCTCCACGTCGTGGCAGCATCATGGCGAATCGAATCATCCCTCAGCTGGCGCAAGGGTCTTAGGTACCCAGAAAATTCCTGACACCACCAAACCGCAGACCAGCTTTAGTACGTAGGCTCTAGTCCACAGGCTCTGAGGAACCAGGAGCTGGAGAATATCACGTTGACCTCCTGGTGATTTCCAGTGGCGGTACAAAAGGCCATCTTGGGCTACAATAGAGGGCCACTGACAGTAAAACGCCTTGGTCTCCAGGTCCAGCACGAACACTGCTGCCCCCTCTGGTCATTGGCCAGCCCCTACCCAGGCGTGAACCGGGGTGAGAACAAGATCTTGCTGCTGGTCTAGCTGGAGCTGTTGGGGGTCAATGGTCCTGCAGTTTTCACCGTCAGAAGCAGCTACACCTTGCAATGCAGCCACCCTGCAACCtggtactgtacagtatataacgATTCTCCACCTGCTGGCAGAATCTACACTTTCCTATTTTCTGCTGCGCTGCCACCCACTTAGCAAGGGGGAGGGGTCGTTGGAAAAGGCATATGGGCAGAGAACTAGAATGGGGTGTGTGCAGTCCTCATCCTTaatgtctgcagcagctgtttcagCTGGTGTTGCTGCTCCCTGGGCAAGTCCTAACAACTCCTCTTGAAGAGGTATTTAACAGGGTCTCTTATCTCCAAGGGCAGCCGCTGGGGTATGGATGGTGATATGGGCCCACTCTGGGCAACTGCTGGTTTTGTTGCCACTGGGGACTCAAGCTGTGGTGGTCTTAGTGGATCTGCAGGCATTGTCATTGCTGACAGTCCTGGCTGCAGTGGTGCTGTCATCTCAGCTGATGTTCTGATGTGGTCTTCACTGGTAACTCTGATGCTCAGAGGGTCTTAAGGTTGCTGTACTAATGGAGGACCATGGTTTCAGTGCCTAGGTAGAGTGGGGCTTCGAATCCACTACGACCCCCCACTTGTCCAGGAAGTTGAGACCAAAGATGCAAGGGTTTCTGGATGTTGGCATGCCAGAATTGATGCTGTGTCTGATGGCTGGCCACCATCATTCAAAGTGATCTGATTCCTAATTCAGAGCCAGTTCACCGATAACAGTAGTGATGCACTACTTTATGGCATTTCACCCTTGGAGCAATCCTCTATTGGAGTAGGGCAGGATCCCTGGGCAGACCAGTGGTGGACCAGGTGTCTACCAAGGCTCAGCAGGGGGTCCCCTCAAGGGCACAGTCCAGATACAATCCATGGGCTCAACCCAGACATCCAACTTGCTGTGTCAAGTGGTTGGGGGTAGAAACAGCTCTGGTAGGCAAAAGCTCCCCTGCGCTGCCAACTTGGTCTAGTTTCACAACTCCATTGATGGCTGGCTCCATCGGTGGTGGAGAAGGGTAGTTGCAGGTAATGTGGCTAGGGACCCAACACCTTTATCATCCTTTAGCAGGCCTCCTTCAGTGCTGCTGTCGTGGAGAGGGGGTGGCCTGATGCACAGCTTCCTCCTCAACACTGTCCTCACTGGAAGCTGGAATGTCTCAtttttagtcaggcttccttcttacGAACAATAGGTGATCAGTTGATGGTGTCGAAAgaaacccctctgacacaggactcATATTgaacaaaagggattttatttggttacaaggcaggcatcagaccaagctctgcagcagctcgggagaatgtgttcctgccgaatctccgaacaattctgcctgcaAAAGAGCAGGTCCATACTTTTAAAGGTTTCTCTAACATCCCTATCTTAAACCCCACATTTGACGGTTGTGTCAGCCTATTCTACACATTCTCATGATCGTACATCTAGGGTGCACAGGTTCTGACATTGGTGCCATTTGGTCAACGCAGGAAGCATCTGTGCTTCTTTGACAAGCATTGTTCAGGACTGTCATACAGACTTCTGTTGTAACCAGATTGTAGGTGATGCAAAGTCAACCCTCTCATGAGGAAGTTCCTGTTTACTTCTCAATGCACATCTTTAACACAGTCTATACAAATCAGCTACTTCAGATACTTCAGCGGCACAGCTCACATGACTATGGAAACAGCCGGAGACATTATtgtattccagacctgcagtctAGTGATAATTTATTGCTCTTACAATATTCTTATACACTACAAACAAACTTTCCTGTTAAATAGTGAAACGTATATTGTTTACAATAACATGATTATGTCATAAAGTGATACTGATCTGATCCAGAGCACACTAATGAACTGCAATGTGTACTTTAAACATGCCATATGACAAAGTCATGACAACACGCAATAAGCACATGCTCTCAAAGATAACAAAGAGCTAgaacaagactaaaaaaaatatacaacaaacCAGAAAGTAGAGActgtatgtcagtcagtcagtcagtcatcatctaccgctttatcctccaccagagggtcacagggggtgctgtgccaatctcagctacgtCGGCGATAAgtggggtaaaccctggacagttcgaGACTGTAAGTTTC
This Solea senegalensis isolate Sse05_10M linkage group LG8, IFAPA_SoseM_1, whole genome shotgun sequence DNA region includes the following protein-coding sequences:
- the LOC122773080 gene encoding odorant receptor 131-2-like — translated: MAANDSSVRVNNDSVILVQVFISLFLCINFLLITVFFMKDFFYTTMRYIFFAMTLMSDCVILILSDVLLLLFHFHFTIQMSFCLIVYVTVSLYTFITPLTLTVMTLERFVAICMPLRHGELCSTRSALHCILIIHAISALPDVIFLSIFFASVNHSFYTQSGECSVENFILHTWQGHLRSAISQFYFLIMVIIIMFSYFKIMKVARAASGQNRKSTRKGLRTVVLHGFQLFLCLFLLWCPIIEAAVRQINVVLYVNVRYFNYIVFILSPRCLSPLIYGLRDERFFVDLRSFVLCGLYKKQLSNES